One cyanobiont of Ornithocercus magnificus genomic region harbors:
- a CDS encoding DNA (cytosine-5-)-methyltransferase, which produces MYTCIDLFAGCGGLSTGLELAGFQVLFANEIHQSYSTSLKANHPGTLVDVDDIRLTSPCLIYNSLGIKRGELDLVAGGTALSGI; this is translated from the coding sequence GTGTATACCTGTATTGATTTGTTTGCTGGTTGCGGGGGGCTTAGTACAGGCTTGGAACTTGCCGGATTTCAAGTTCTTTTTGCAAATGAAATACATCAGTCTTATTCAACATCCCTTAAGGCGAATCATCCTGGGACTTTGGTAGATGTAGACGACATTCGTCTAACCTCACCCTGCTTAATCTACAATTCTCTTGGTATAAAGAGAGGCGAGCTGGACCTAGTAGCAGGGGGGACCGCCTTGTCAGGGATTTAG